Proteins encoded by one window of Pseudonocardia sp. HH130629-09:
- a CDS encoding alpha/beta fold hydrolase encodes MTTSSSRPVGGAGLEEHDVLVGGRALRVVRRPASGPGPRRTPLLLCNGIGAATDVLDPLVAALPADLDVIRFDPPGIGGSAVPRMPYHLTWMAHRLGQVLTKLGVREADVLGFSWGGMLAQQLAISRRRRVRKLVLVATGPGALMIPASPRVMAVMTSPKRHQDPSYIDAVAARIYGGSLRDHPERAAGALGAGARRGPMRGYYYQLMALSGWTSLPLLPAITADTLIIAGDDDPIVPRGNATMLHRGIRRSRISRYTGGHLELLLDPEPFAAETDAFLRS; translated from the coding sequence ATGACCACTTCCAGCTCCCGTCCCGTGGGCGGGGCAGGCCTCGAGGAGCACGACGTGCTCGTCGGCGGCCGGGCCCTGCGCGTCGTACGTCGCCCCGCCTCCGGCCCGGGCCCCCGCCGTACCCCGCTGCTGCTGTGCAACGGCATCGGCGCCGCCACCGACGTGCTCGACCCGCTGGTCGCGGCGCTGCCCGCGGACCTCGACGTCATCCGGTTCGACCCGCCGGGCATCGGCGGGTCGGCGGTGCCGCGGATGCCGTACCACCTGACGTGGATGGCGCACCGGCTCGGCCAGGTGCTCACGAAGCTGGGCGTGCGCGAGGCCGACGTCCTGGGGTTCTCCTGGGGCGGGATGCTGGCCCAGCAGCTGGCGATCAGCCGTCGACGACGGGTCCGCAAGCTCGTGCTCGTCGCGACCGGGCCGGGGGCGCTGATGATCCCCGCCTCGCCGCGGGTGATGGCCGTCATGACCTCGCCGAAGCGCCACCAGGACCCGTCCTACATCGACGCCGTCGCCGCCCGCATCTACGGCGGCTCGCTGCGCGACCACCCGGAACGGGCCGCGGGGGCACTCGGCGCGGGCGCCCGGCGCGGCCCGATGCGCGGCTACTACTACCAGCTGATGGCGCTCTCGGGCTGGACCAGCCTGCCGCTGCTGCCGGCGATCACCGCGGACACCCTGATCATCGCCGGCGACGACGACCCGATCGTCCCGCGCGGCAACGCCACGATGCTGCACCGCGGGATCCGCCGCTCCAGGATCAGCCGCTACACCGGTGGGCACCTGGAGCTGCTGCTCGACCCGGAGCCGTTCGCCGCGGAGACCGACGCCTTCCTGCGGTCCTGA
- a CDS encoding GNAT family N-acetyltransferase, with protein MTPARTTGARTTPAYPARDTVLRPWRGPADSAALAALDDGAPGIGDTTGPEWHDDAAADPARMHLVLERAGEPGPAGYVVLAAPRGPEPGVELHRLVVHLDRRGTGAGRTLLGATLTVAGVPGATGETPERPPWAGTGRLWLEVAADNAAALALYRSAGMVTETVLRAVPGDPCSTPLRLLLARG; from the coding sequence GTGACCCCCGCACGAACGACCGGTGCACGCACGACGCCCGCCTACCCGGCCCGCGACACGGTCCTGCGCCCGTGGCGCGGCCCGGCGGACTCGGCGGCACTGGCCGCGCTCGACGACGGCGCCCCCGGCATCGGCGACACCACCGGACCGGAGTGGCACGACGACGCCGCGGCCGACCCGGCACGGATGCACCTGGTCCTGGAACGTGCCGGCGAGCCCGGCCCGGCGGGCTACGTCGTGCTGGCCGCGCCACGCGGCCCGGAACCGGGCGTCGAGCTGCACCGGCTCGTGGTCCATCTCGACCGGCGCGGCACCGGCGCCGGTCGGACGCTGCTCGGTGCCACCCTCACCGTCGCCGGGGTGCCCGGTGCGACCGGGGAGACCCCCGAGCGGCCACCGTGGGCGGGGACGGGGCGACTGTGGCTCGAGGTGGCCGCGGACAACGCCGCGGCGCTGGCGCTCTACCGGTCGGCCGGGATGGTCACCGAGACCGTGCTGCGCGCCGTGCCCGGTGATCCGTGCTCCACCCCGCTGCGGCTGCTGCTCGCGCGGGGCTGA
- a CDS encoding IS256 family transposase: protein MVAEAKARGLALTGPDGLLKLFTKNVLETALNEEMTEHLGHDKNRADPGRESTNVRNGSRSKTVLSDAAGDVEIDVPRDRASTFEPQIVKKRQRRLTDVDEVVLSLYAKGMTTGEVSAHFADIYGASVSKETVSRITDKVVAEMNDWVGRPLDSVYAAVFIDAVHVKVRDGQVANRPVYAAIGVTVDGCKDVLGLWMGVGSEGAKFWMSVLVDLKNRGVRDVLFLVCDGLKGLPEVVANVWPQTIVQTCVVHLIRNTFRLVGRQDWDAVKRDIKPIYAAPNPNAALIAMDELDEKWGRKYAAMIRLWRNAWEEFVPFLDYDVEIRRVICSTNAIESLNARYRRAVRARGHFPTEQAAMKCLYLVTRSLDPTGTGRTRWTMRWKPVINAFAITFGDRWPGAETY, encoded by the coding sequence ATGGTGGCCGAGGCGAAGGCGCGCGGGCTGGCGTTGACCGGCCCGGACGGCCTGTTGAAGCTCTTTACCAAGAATGTTCTGGAAACGGCGCTGAACGAGGAGATGACCGAGCACCTCGGGCACGACAAGAACCGGGCCGACCCCGGCCGGGAATCCACCAACGTGCGGAACGGGTCCCGCTCGAAGACGGTTCTCTCGGATGCCGCGGGTGACGTGGAGATCGACGTTCCGAGAGACAGGGCCAGCACTTTCGAGCCGCAGATCGTGAAGAAGCGTCAGCGGCGCCTCACAGATGTCGACGAGGTCGTACTGTCGCTGTATGCGAAAGGGATGACGACCGGGGAGGTTTCCGCACATTTCGCTGACATCTATGGGGCGTCAGTATCGAAGGAGACGGTCTCGCGGATCACCGACAAGGTCGTCGCCGAGATGAATGACTGGGTTGGTCGGCCGTTGGATTCGGTGTACGCCGCGGTGTTCATCGACGCTGTCCACGTCAAGGTCCGGGACGGGCAGGTCGCCAACCGGCCGGTCTACGCAGCCATCGGCGTCACCGTGGACGGCTGCAAGGACGTGCTGGGGCTGTGGATGGGCGTCGGCAGTGAGGGCGCGAAGTTCTGGATGAGCGTGCTGGTCGACCTGAAGAACCGCGGCGTGCGTGACGTGCTGTTCCTGGTCTGCGACGGCCTCAAAGGACTCCCGGAGGTCGTGGCCAACGTGTGGCCGCAAACCATTGTCCAAACCTGCGTCGTGCACCTGATCCGAAACACTTTCCGGCTGGTGGGTCGACAGGACTGGGACGCGGTGAAGCGCGACATCAAACCAATCTATGCCGCGCCCAACCCGAATGCAGCACTTATCGCTATGGATGAGCTCGACGAGAAATGGGGCCGTAAGTACGCGGCGATGATCCGGCTATGGCGCAACGCGTGGGAAGAGTTCGTGCCGTTCTTGGACTACGACGTCGAGATTCGAAGGGTGATCTGCTCTACGAATGCGATCGAATCGCTTAACGCCCGCTACCGGCGCGCGGTGCGGGCGCGTGGTCATTTCCCCACTGAGCAGGCTGCGATGAAATGCTTGTATCTTGTGACTCGCAGCCTGGACCCGACCGGGACGGGCCGCACGAGGTGGACGATGCGTTGGAAGCCCGTGATCAACGCGTTCGCCATCACGTTCGGTGACCGCTGGCCGGGAGCCGAGACCTACTGA
- a CDS encoding DUF3039 domain-containing protein — protein MSTTTLPEVDTRPETTDKTGDDRPDMFHYVKKDRIAESAVLGNMVVALCGETFPVTKSPKPGSPVCPQCKEIFDGLPPGGGDGE, from the coding sequence ATGTCCACGACGACGCTGCCCGAGGTCGACACCCGGCCGGAGACCACCGACAAGACCGGTGACGACCGGCCGGACATGTTCCACTACGTCAAGAAGGACCGGATCGCCGAGAGCGCCGTCCTGGGGAACATGGTCGTGGCACTGTGCGGCGAGACCTTCCCGGTGACCAAGTCGCCCAAGCCGGGGTCGCCGGTGTGCCCGCAGTGCAAGGAGATCTTCGACGGGCTCCCCCCTGGCGGCGGCGACGGCGAGTGA
- a CDS encoding class I SAM-dependent methyltransferase yields the protein MSTVAPSTSSPAAQPSPQTAARTSTAGAGAFLREFLRDPLRTASALPSSRALALATTAPVPATGDPVVVELGPGTGAFTDLIAERLGGRGHHLAVELNPRLAALLRARHPGLDVAVADAAELPALLAARGLARADVVVSGLPWAAYPREEPWLTDVVAGCLPPDGALTQFGYSVTRALPPARRLRRRLAAAFEEVVHGRAVLANLPPAFVLTARRPRPPRG from the coding sequence ATGAGCACCGTCGCACCGTCCACCTCGTCCCCGGCAGCGCAGCCGTCACCGCAGACGGCAGCGCGGACCTCCACCGCCGGGGCGGGTGCGTTCCTGCGGGAGTTCCTGCGCGACCCGCTGCGCACGGCGTCGGCGCTGCCGAGCTCCCGGGCACTGGCCCTCGCCACGACGGCGCCGGTCCCCGCGACCGGGGACCCGGTCGTCGTCGAGCTCGGGCCGGGCACCGGGGCGTTCACCGACCTCATCGCCGAGCGGCTCGGCGGCCGCGGCCACCATCTGGCCGTCGAGCTGAACCCGCGCCTGGCCGCGCTGCTGCGGGCCCGCCACCCCGGCCTCGACGTCGCCGTCGCCGACGCGGCCGAGCTGCCCGCGCTGCTGGCCGCCCGCGGGCTCGCCCGTGCCGACGTCGTCGTGTCCGGGCTGCCGTGGGCGGCCTACCCGCGCGAGGAGCCGTGGCTGACCGACGTCGTCGCCGGCTGTCTGCCCCCCGACGGCGCCCTGACCCAGTTCGGCTACTCGGTGACCCGGGCCCTGCCGCCCGCCCGCCGGCTCCGCCGCCGGCTCGCCGCGGCCTTCGAGGAGGTCGTGCACGGCCGCGCGGTGCTCGCCAACCTCCCGCCCGCGTTCGTCCTCACCGCCCGCCGCCCGCGGCCGCCCCGGGGCTGA
- a CDS encoding choline dehydrogenase: MGRYDVVIVGGGSAGAVLASRLTEDPTRRVLMLEAGRPDHRWDPIIRMPAALSKAWGNPRYDWCYVTEPESGLAGRRIAVPRGKVLGGSSSINGMVYQRAHPGDYDRWSRLPGCEQWSSAHLLPYFRRLERRTSEHGTPLPDGGHGPQVLERAPAAGPLNAAFLAAAQQAGHALVDSTNGPVQEGFSRTERTISRGRRFSATDAWLHPVAGSRPNLTVRTGAVVRALRTDARGTRVIGVRYRASDGTIRDVDAGETIVAAGSIATPQLLQVSGFGDPEHLAGIGVETRVALPGVGANLQDHLAVHLQHACSQPISLAPQRAPHRLPAAAARWLVSGTGVGASNHFEIGGFASTSMAGAIPDVMMLFAPVAMRFAPDVPPVGHGYEMHVSVMAGDVRGTVRAVSRDTAVPPRLVQNYLVTDGDRRRWVEAVGLAREILNQPAFADLDAGETFPGEAVRSDAEILDWVSRRAQNGLHPTSTARMGTDADAVVDPSTLQVHGTEGLRIVDASIFPDVPNANTYGPVVAVAERAADIVTGATPLPADPAPSRRRAGTHEATGSGQEPFAPAS; the protein is encoded by the coding sequence ATGGGCCGGTACGACGTCGTCATCGTCGGCGGAGGATCCGCGGGGGCGGTGCTGGCCTCCCGGCTCACGGAGGATCCCACACGCCGGGTGCTGATGCTCGAGGCGGGCCGCCCCGACCACCGCTGGGACCCGATCATCCGGATGCCCGCCGCGCTGTCCAAGGCGTGGGGCAACCCGCGTTACGACTGGTGCTACGTCACCGAGCCCGAGTCGGGTCTGGCCGGGCGGCGGATCGCCGTCCCGCGCGGGAAGGTCCTGGGCGGCAGCAGCAGCATCAACGGGATGGTCTACCAGCGGGCCCACCCGGGCGACTACGACCGCTGGTCCCGTCTGCCCGGCTGCGAACAGTGGAGCTCGGCCCACCTGCTGCCCTACTTCCGCCGCCTGGAGCGTCGGACGTCCGAGCACGGCACCCCGCTGCCCGACGGCGGCCACGGCCCGCAGGTCCTCGAGCGCGCGCCGGCGGCCGGCCCGCTGAACGCGGCGTTCCTGGCCGCGGCCCAGCAGGCCGGGCACGCGCTGGTCGACTCGACGAACGGTCCGGTCCAGGAGGGCTTCTCCCGCACCGAACGCACGATCTCGCGGGGACGCCGCTTCTCGGCCACCGACGCGTGGCTGCACCCGGTCGCCGGCTCCCGGCCCAACCTGACCGTGCGCACCGGCGCCGTGGTCCGCGCGCTGCGCACCGACGCCCGCGGCACCCGGGTCATCGGGGTCCGCTACCGCGCCTCCGACGGCACCATCCGCGACGTCGACGCCGGCGAGACGATCGTGGCCGCCGGTTCCATCGCGACACCGCAGCTGCTCCAGGTGTCCGGTTTCGGCGACCCGGAGCACCTCGCGGGCATCGGCGTCGAGACCCGGGTGGCGCTGCCGGGGGTCGGCGCGAACCTGCAGGACCACCTCGCGGTGCACCTGCAGCACGCCTGCTCCCAGCCGATCTCGCTGGCGCCGCAGCGGGCACCGCACCGGCTGCCCGCCGCGGCGGCCCGCTGGCTGGTCTCGGGCACCGGGGTCGGGGCGAGCAACCACTTCGAGATCGGCGGGTTCGCCTCCACCTCGATGGCCGGGGCCATCCCGGACGTGATGATGCTGTTCGCGCCGGTCGCGATGCGCTTCGCGCCGGACGTCCCGCCGGTCGGGCACGGCTACGAGATGCACGTCTCGGTGATGGCGGGCGACGTCCGGGGGACGGTGCGCGCGGTGTCCCGCGACACCGCGGTCCCGCCGCGCCTGGTGCAGAACTACCTGGTCACCGACGGCGACCGGCGTCGCTGGGTGGAGGCCGTCGGACTGGCCAGGGAGATCCTGAACCAGCCTGCGTTCGCCGACCTCGACGCCGGGGAGACCTTCCCCGGGGAGGCCGTCCGCTCCGACGCCGAGATCCTCGACTGGGTGTCCCGGCGCGCCCAGAACGGGCTGCACCCGACCAGCACCGCGCGGATGGGCACCGACGCCGACGCCGTCGTGGACCCGTCGACGCTGCAGGTGCACGGCACCGAGGGCCTGCGGATCGTCGACGCGTCGATCTTCCCGGACGTGCCCAACGCCAACACCTACGGCCCCGTGGTGGCGGTGGCCGAGCGTGCCGCCGACATCGTCACCGGCGCGACTCCGCTGCCCGCCGACCCGGCGCCGTCGCGGCGGCGGGCCGGGACGCACGAGGCGACGGGCTCCGGGCAGGAGCCGTTCGCACCGGCATCCTGA
- a CDS encoding DUF7455 domain-containing protein, with product MQPETLTRPELTLADRCDRCGAAAKVRAILPSGGELLFCNHHGRAHAEKLRESGVQVQTGE from the coding sequence ATGCAGCCCGAAACGCTGACCCGGCCCGAACTGACCCTTGCCGACCGTTGCGACCGCTGCGGTGCGGCTGCCAAGGTGCGCGCGATCCTGCCCTCCGGTGGGGAACTCCTGTTCTGCAACCACCACGGTCGTGCCCACGCCGAGAAGCTGCGTGAGTCCGGGGTGCAGGTGCAGACCGGGGAGTGA
- the istB gene encoding IS21-like element helper ATPase IstB, which yields MTTTPPKITTDPAGSSGPAGPVLAAVPDGLPAMIAYLTRVLKTPTIAASWEQLAAQAREENWSHEEYLGALLQRQVADRESKGTVMRIRTAHFPQVKTLEDFNLDHLPSLRRDILAHLATSTFVAKCENVILLGPPGIGKTHLAIGLGVKAAHAGYSVLFDTASNWITRLAAAHQSGRLEAELKKIRRYKLIIIDEVGYIPFDQDAANLFFQLIASRYEQGSVMVTSNLPFGRWGETFSDDVVAAAMIDRLVHHAEVLTLSGDSYRTRARRELLAKHNRASND from the coding sequence ATGACAACCACACCACCGAAGATCACCACCGACCCCGCTGGGAGCTCGGGGCCGGCCGGTCCGGTGCTGGCCGCGGTCCCCGACGGACTGCCGGCGATGATCGCCTACCTGACCCGGGTCCTGAAGACCCCGACCATCGCGGCCAGCTGGGAACAGCTTGCCGCCCAGGCCCGTGAGGAGAACTGGTCGCACGAGGAGTATCTGGGCGCGCTGCTGCAGCGCCAGGTCGCCGACCGCGAGTCCAAGGGCACGGTCATGCGGATCCGCACCGCGCACTTCCCCCAGGTCAAGACCTTGGAGGACTTCAACCTCGACCATCTGCCCTCGCTGCGCCGCGACATCCTGGCCCACCTGGCCACGAGCACGTTCGTCGCCAAGTGCGAGAACGTGATCCTGCTCGGCCCGCCCGGGATCGGGAAGACCCACCTCGCGATCGGGCTCGGCGTCAAAGCCGCCCACGCCGGCTACTCGGTCCTGTTCGACACCGCCAGCAACTGGATCACCAGACTCGCCGCCGCGCACCAGAGCGGCCGGCTCGAGGCCGAGCTGAAGAAGATCCGCCGCTACAAACTGATCATCATCGACGAGGTCGGCTACATCCCGTTCGACCAGGACGCAGCGAACCTGTTCTTCCAGCTCATCGCTTCCCGCTATGAACAAGGCAGCGTCATGGTCACCAGCAATCTGCCCTTCGGCCGCTGGGGCGAGACCTTCTCCGACGACGTCGTCGCCGCAGCCATGATCGACCGCCTCGTCCACCACGCCGAAGTCCTGACCCTGTCCGGGGACTCCTACCGCACCCGCGCCCGACGCGAGCTCCTGGCCAAACACAACCGCGCCAGCAACGACTGA
- a CDS encoding alpha/beta hydrolase: MSERDRTPADAGPLALPAAGLRLAAAVSARPLLLLRRGGGWGAELGRVGLGRSDLAPDVPAGPVAPVARCVAQVLLATTGAVSGLLDDAVASPDMPLPAADAERLRATLAGLTSLLLPGAGPLVITGSAGAGAPDRTAATAGTGPGRQDDCGRAATVTDATAATAADTVATDTVATDTTTADIVTADEAYPAAAEAADRVFTPPGADTPSVPFDTGARDARGGPVPGRDVAATPGAVVLRTPMFELLQYLPRTEKVRDTPVLVVPPLVHRYWLADLAPGYSLVEHLLEKGLQVFALSWRPAGPADADRDLDAHAAAVLDAVDACGRITRAPRVSLLGVRTGGLLTAAVQAHQAAIGLDDRVAAVAYLATVLDQSDALPGFAPDPATVAETADLAARDGVLDGATAVRAWAWRRGPDRVLPWAVPHGGGTADLDGRAARAMRAWVADLLPLPAGLHTDLAALAAATGDGAAPDRPDVRVLGTPVRFAELRRDSYLVAADDDPVQPWTGGYRTAQRLGGGCRLVLAPGDQAGALIAPPSMATGFRAAPCSTGDGLAQRWRAEAEAVEGSWWDDLARWLVERSGTVRDAPPELGGRRLRPLFPAPGTYLGEPAPV, from the coding sequence ATGAGCGAGCGCGACCGCACCCCAGCCGACGCCGGCCCCCTCGCCCTGCCCGCGGCGGGGCTGCGGCTGGCGGCCGCCGTGTCCGCACGGCCGCTGCTGCTCCTGCGCCGCGGCGGCGGCTGGGGCGCCGAGCTGGGCCGGGTCGGCCTGGGCCGCTCCGACCTGGCTCCGGACGTGCCGGCCGGCCCGGTCGCACCGGTGGCGCGGTGCGTGGCCCAGGTGCTGCTCGCGACGACCGGGGCGGTGTCCGGGCTGCTCGACGACGCCGTCGCGAGCCCCGACATGCCCCTACCCGCCGCGGACGCCGAGCGGCTGCGCGCGACCCTCGCGGGCCTCACGTCCCTGCTGCTGCCGGGCGCCGGCCCGCTCGTGATCACCGGATCAGCGGGAGCCGGTGCCCCGGACCGCACCGCTGCCACGGCCGGTACCGGTCCCGGCCGGCAGGACGACTGCGGGCGGGCCGCCACTGTGACCGACGCCACCGCCGCCACCGCGGCCGACACCGTGGCCACCGACACCGTGGCCACCGACACCACGACCGCCGACATCGTGACCGCCGACGAGGCCTACCCGGCCGCGGCCGAGGCCGCCGACCGGGTCTTCACACCCCCCGGCGCCGACACCCCCTCGGTCCCGTTCGACACCGGCGCCCGCGACGCCCGGGGTGGCCCCGTCCCCGGCCGCGACGTCGCCGCCACCCCCGGCGCGGTCGTCCTGCGCACCCCGATGTTCGAGCTGCTGCAGTACCTGCCGCGGACCGAGAAGGTGCGCGACACCCCGGTGCTGGTCGTCCCGCCGCTGGTGCACCGCTACTGGCTGGCCGACCTCGCGCCGGGGTACTCGCTGGTCGAGCACCTGCTCGAGAAGGGTCTGCAGGTGTTCGCGCTGTCCTGGCGCCCGGCCGGCCCCGCCGACGCCGACCGGGACCTCGACGCGCACGCCGCCGCCGTCCTCGACGCCGTCGACGCCTGCGGGCGGATCACCCGCGCCCCGCGGGTATCGCTGCTCGGGGTGCGCACGGGCGGGCTGCTGACCGCGGCGGTGCAGGCCCACCAGGCCGCGATCGGGCTCGACGACCGGGTCGCCGCGGTCGCCTACCTCGCCACCGTCCTCGACCAGTCCGACGCGCTGCCCGGCTTCGCGCCCGACCCGGCGACCGTCGCGGAGACCGCCGACCTGGCCGCCCGCGACGGCGTCCTCGACGGCGCGACGGCGGTGCGGGCCTGGGCGTGGCGGCGCGGCCCGGACCGGGTGCTGCCGTGGGCGGTGCCGCACGGTGGCGGGACCGCCGACCTGGACGGCCGCGCGGCGCGGGCGATGCGGGCCTGGGTGGCCGACCTGCTGCCGCTGCCCGCCGGGCTGCACACCGACCTCGCCGCGCTCGCCGCGGCCACCGGTGACGGCGCGGCCCCCGACCGGCCCGACGTACGGGTCCTCGGCACCCCCGTCCGGTTCGCCGAGCTGCGGCGCGACAGCTACCTCGTGGCCGCCGACGACGACCCGGTACAGCCCTGGACGGGCGGGTACCGCACTGCACAGCGCCTCGGCGGCGGCTGCCGGCTCGTGCTGGCCCCCGGTGACCAGGCGGGGGCGCTGATCGCACCGCCGTCGATGGCGACCGGGTTCCGGGCCGCCCCATGCTCCACCGGCGACGGCCTGGCGCAGCGCTGGCGGGCCGAGGCCGAGGCCGTCGAGGGCTCCTGGTGGGACGACCTGGCCCGCTGGCTGGTCGAGCGGTCCGGCACGGTGCGCGACGCACCCCCCGAGCTGGGCGGACGCCGCCTGCGCCCGCTGTTCCCCGCGCCGGGCACCTACCTGGGCGAGCCCGCCCCCGTCTGA
- a CDS encoding EamA family transporter — protein MYVGAALAVGLFDRLAPSAVAELRLIGAALLLLAWRRPGRDAWRGVRLVRAGVFGLATALMNVAYYEAIARLPLGTAVAVEFTGPVLVAALASRRFRDIGAVGLAAVGVLLIADVRWSGSPAGVLWALGAATMWAAYIVLGKRVARAGSGIDDLATGFTVAAVVLVPLLFVGGPGAVTGFGVANLAPLADPAVLALSIGLGVLSSLIPYVLDQVVLRRVGQARFAVLLALLPATATLVGLVVLGQLPGTLEAVGIGLVVLAVALRSRDGDEPVPLPATSARDRAAPS, from the coding sequence ATGTACGTGGGGGCCGCATTGGCCGTCGGGCTGTTCGACCGGCTGGCGCCGTCGGCGGTCGCCGAGCTGCGGCTGATCGGTGCCGCGCTGCTGCTGCTGGCCTGGCGCCGCCCCGGCCGCGACGCCTGGCGCGGCGTCCGCCTCGTCCGCGCGGGGGTGTTCGGGCTGGCCACGGCCCTGATGAACGTCGCCTACTACGAGGCGATCGCCCGGCTGCCGCTCGGCACCGCGGTGGCGGTCGAGTTCACCGGACCGGTCCTGGTCGCGGCGCTCGCCTCGCGCCGGTTCCGCGACATCGGGGCGGTCGGCCTGGCCGCCGTCGGCGTGCTCCTGATCGCCGACGTCCGCTGGTCCGGCAGCCCGGCCGGGGTGCTGTGGGCCTTGGGCGCGGCGACGATGTGGGCCGCCTACATCGTGCTGGGCAAACGGGTCGCACGCGCCGGTTCCGGCATCGACGACCTGGCGACGGGGTTCACCGTGGCCGCCGTCGTCCTGGTCCCGCTGCTGTTCGTCGGGGGTCCGGGCGCCGTGACGGGGTTCGGCGTCGCGAACCTCGCACCGCTCGCCGATCCGGCGGTGCTCGCCCTGTCCATCGGGCTGGGTGTGCTCAGCTCGCTGATCCCCTACGTGCTGGACCAGGTCGTGCTGCGCCGGGTCGGGCAGGCCCGGTTCGCGGTGCTGCTGGCGCTGCTGCCCGCCACCGCGACCCTGGTCGGGCTCGTGGTGCTCGGTCAGCTGCCGGGGACGCTGGAGGCGGTCGGGATCGGGCTGGTGGTCCTCGCCGTCGCCCTGCGGTCCCGCGACGGCGACGAACCGGTCCCCCTGCCCGCCACGTCCGCCCGGGACCGGGCCGCCCCGTCCTGA
- a CDS encoding DEAD/DEAH box helicase yields MSQTQLVSPDTRPLRAWQRSALARYLATSPRDFLAVATPGAGKTTFALRVASELLRDRVVDAITVVTPTEHLKYQWAESAAAAGIALDPEFRNSAGGTSRDYQGIAITYAGVAAHPMLHRNRTENRRMLVILDEIHHAGDAKSWGEGVDEAFEPATRRLALTGTPFRSDDNPIPFVEYVPDAEGAPRSRADHQYGYAEALADNVVRPVVFLAYSGTSNWRTSAGEEMSARLGEPLTREQTAMAWRTALDPSGDWMPAVLAAADRRLQSHRDGGMPDAGGLVIATDQTAARAYAALLTGITGVRPAVVLSDEAGGSERIAEFSRSTERWMVAVRMVSEGVDVPRLAVGVYATSASTPLYFAQAIGRFVRSRRQGETASVFVPSVPVLLGLASELEAQRDHVLGKPQRPEEVWNDAELNEANKVEDEPGEQEQAFTSLGADAELDQLIYEGATYSADEEDYLGLPGLLEPDQVRTLLSQRQAEWIAKGSPRTGAQAHATPATEPTPPPAAERGQSVRERLQTLRKELNTLVALHNHKTRKPHGKIHNELRAHCGGPPVAMATIEQLEERIATLRSWR; encoded by the coding sequence GTGTCGCAGACCCAGCTCGTTTCGCCCGACACCCGCCCGCTGCGCGCGTGGCAGCGCAGCGCACTCGCCCGCTACCTGGCGACCTCGCCGCGGGACTTCCTCGCGGTCGCGACCCCGGGCGCGGGCAAGACGACCTTCGCCCTGCGCGTCGCGTCGGAGCTGCTGCGCGACCGGGTGGTCGACGCGATCACCGTCGTCACCCCGACCGAGCACCTGAAGTACCAGTGGGCCGAGTCGGCCGCGGCCGCCGGGATCGCGCTCGACCCCGAGTTCCGCAACTCCGCGGGTGGCACCTCGCGGGACTACCAGGGCATCGCGATCACCTACGCCGGCGTCGCCGCGCACCCGATGCTGCACCGCAACCGCACCGAGAACCGCCGGATGCTGGTGATCCTCGACGAGATCCACCACGCCGGCGACGCCAAGAGCTGGGGCGAGGGCGTCGACGAGGCGTTCGAGCCCGCCACCCGCCGCCTGGCCCTGACCGGTACGCCGTTCCGCTCCGACGACAACCCGATCCCGTTCGTCGAGTACGTCCCCGACGCCGAGGGCGCCCCGCGCAGCCGCGCCGACCACCAGTACGGCTACGCCGAGGCGCTCGCCGACAACGTGGTCCGGCCGGTCGTCTTCCTGGCCTACTCCGGCACCTCCAACTGGCGCACCAGTGCCGGCGAGGAGATGTCGGCCCGGCTGGGGGAGCCGCTGACCCGCGAGCAGACCGCGATGGCCTGGCGGACCGCGCTCGACCCCTCGGGGGACTGGATGCCCGCGGTGCTCGCCGCGGCCGACCGCCGCCTGCAGAGCCACCGCGACGGGGGCATGCCCGACGCGGGCGGCCTGGTCATCGCCACCGACCAGACCGCGGCACGGGCCTACGCGGCGTTGCTGACCGGCATCACCGGGGTACGGCCCGCGGTCGTGCTGTCCGACGAGGCGGGCGGCTCGGAGCGGATCGCGGAGTTCTCCCGCTCCACCGAGCGGTGGATGGTCGCGGTCCGGATGGTGTCCGAGGGCGTCGACGTGCCGCGCCTCGCCGTCGGCGTCTACGCCACCAGCGCCTCGACCCCGCTCTACTTCGCCCAGGCCATCGGCCGCTTCGTGCGGTCGCGGCGGCAGGGCGAGACCGCGTCGGTGTTCGTCCCCAGCGTCCCGGTGCTGCTCGGCCTGGCCAGCGAGCTGGAGGCGCAGCGCGACCACGTCCTCGGCAAGCCGCAGCGGCCCGAGGAGGTCTGGAACGACGCCGAGCTGAACGAGGCCAACAAGGTCGAGGACGAGCCCGGTGAGCAGGAGCAGGCGTTCACCTCCCTCGGCGCCGACGCCGAGCTGGACCAGCTGATCTACGAGGGCGCCACCTACTCCGCCGACGAGGAGGACTACCTCGGGCTGCCCGGTCTGCTGGAGCCCGACCAGGTGCGCACCCTGCTGTCCCAGCGGCAGGCGGAGTGGATCGCGAAGGGCTCACCGCGCACCGGTGCCCAGGCCCACGCGACGCCGGCGACCGAACCGACCCCGCCGCCGGCCGCCGAACGCGGGCAGAGCGTCCGGGAGCGGCTGCAGACCCTGCGCAAGGAGCTCAACACCCTGGTCGCGCTGCACAACCACAAGACCCGCAAGCCGCACGGGAAGATCCACAACGAGCTGCGGGCGCACTGCGGCGGCCCGCCGGTGGCGATGGCGACCATCGAGCAGCTCGAGGAACGCATCGCGACCCTGCGTTCCTGGCGCTGA